From the genome of Platichthys flesus chromosome 10, fPlaFle2.1, whole genome shotgun sequence:
AAATTAGCAAAATAATCCTGTCAGCGGAATCGAATCTATTCCTGTTGTATATGGAAGAGAATTTAGATTGAAATACAGAATACGTACCCTGATGACATAGATGCGGACGAGGACGCTAATGGGGTCGTTGTGAggaatgtttttaaacattccCATGCTGGAGTCGAAGTTCACTTCTCTGGACATATCGTCCGACACCTTGTACATGCACAGTGAGCCCTGAGGGGGCAGAAACAAATGATTGGCTCTATTGTGAAACCTGACCTGAGAAATGTTGCATCACAAAACTTTGTACTCTACCCCAAGCattctgatcttactttgaatTTCCCAACAATCCTGTCCTCGTCTGTCACGTTCGGGTCATCGTCATCGCCGCCCTTCCCCCTGAACAGGTTGAAACTGTGGAGCCAGTCCTCGAAGTTGTCAAATTCGCTTTCCAGCTCCTTTGCATAAACCTTTTAGTGAAAGGGAGACAAAAACACTAATTCAAACAGGTGGAGGGAACTCAGATGAAAGGTAATTGTTACAGAAGCTAAAATGGGCCGCCATTAAATGTGCTACAATTATGCGGCCAAAACAAAATTATCCTTTTCAAGTCCAAATTATCATCTTGTCAAAAATTATATTCTCTTTCATCTTGATCAGGCCTTACTCTAAGTACTATATGTGTTGACTTTATATTATTACCTTCAGCTCATGCAACTTTGGCTTTTTCTTCTCGAACGGGTCGaaggtcttcttcttctttccttttcccctTCTGGTGCCTTTCACAGGAGAGTCCTCGGGTCTGATATCTGAGGACAGGCCAGCAGcaaggacagaggaggaatgaTTGAGATATTGAGATATGATTTGAAAGTACAAGGataactatatttatatttatattaagaTAATAGTTTGCAAAGGGCCGGATACAGAGACACTTAAAACTttgaaactgaataaaaaaagccCTGAGCCAGTTTTGTTTAAGGTCATCTGGATTTACCTCCAGCATCTGTAATGTCCACGTCGTCTTTGTCCTCTGAATCCGACAGTGCTGCGTCCTGAGCCTTGAGAGCCTGTCGGAGCAGAAAGTCACATCTCGTCAGTgggaaataaaaccaaactgtaATAATACATTCAATTATGAGTTGGTCGGGCTAATATTCTATTTCTCACTAAAGACATTCACCTTCAAGGCTTCCTGACAGGAACCTTTAGCTCGTGGTTAACAATGTGAAAGCTTGAGAGGTTTTTCTTACCTCCGTCAAAGTTTCAATGGAGGCAAAATATTTGGACCACCAGTCCAACATGCTCTCGtcaagctcctcctcttcagcctcttctcccttcttcctcttcttcttcttcccctttCCATCCTTATCGTCGTCCTTTTTGCACAAAAAGCATCAAACGTCTTATCGGTTAAGATTTTGGATTTGTTGAAACTCTGTACACAAAAAATGGTGTAGAAGCACCACAGCACTTATCTTACCTCAACTTTGACCACAGCATCAGAGCACTAGGTGGAAAAGCAGATTGCATAATGTCatgttataatatatttttatatatatcacaatttgtattattatttattttttgtggcAATGCTGTTTCATTTCTATTTATATAATGTTCTTTAAGTAGGATTATTAAATAAACTGagacttgttttttaaataaaagtaaaagaataaaCGTACGGAGTCGAGTTTGACCACAGTGTCCATCTTCTTAAAAGACGGCTCAGATTCCATGCCGACGACAATAATCTCCTCTGAAAGATAAACGGATGATGGGAAGTTAGACCCGGTCACTGCAGGGTAAACTCATTCTCATCATCTCTCGTCTTcatcattttctgtttccttcgtTTTTGACCTGTTGTGTTTGAGGACCAGTTGTTGGCCTGTTTGTCCGTCGCCCTGTAGATGAACTTCCTCAGGCTGGTGACGGCGTTGGAGCCGACCAGAGTGTAGCGACCAAAGGCCCTGCAGTCCACCACTCGGATGTTCAGTGGCGGGTGGAGCAGCTCATTCTCAGGCAAATCCTACCCAAACAAAAGCCAGaattatatcaataaaaaaGAATTGGCATGTGTGCATTTATTTGTTAGCAGTACACTGGAGgcatgttttctgtgttgaaGGTAAAAGTAGAAAATGGAGTAACCACTCATTAGAAACGAGGAGTTTAAAGGATCACATACCACTTCAAACCACTTGACCAGGGTGCTGAAGTTGGGGTTTTTCTTGTAGTTGGGGATGAGGGCCGACTGAACCCCCTTCCCGGCGCATTCGATGTCCACGCGAGGCCGATCCACCTGGGCCAGATTCACCCGTTTCAGGTCTCTCAAGCCCCAGAACAAAACCTGAAGCGTAGGGAAGTTCACCAATGTTCAAATTCAagcttgaatacatttttttacaccgtcatatttaacattttcaacttttacctCAATCCTGTACTTGCTGAGCACTGGTCTGATTCCCAGTGGTACAGGCAAGATTGGACCACGCTCCATATCCGTAGGGCCTTCTATCGGAGGCAGGTCGGCTTTCCCATTGGGTCCAATCTAAGAGACGGGACAGGAAAGCAACGTGACATTTGTAGCAGTCACATAAGCACACAGCTCGATGATGTCTGCTTTTcacacactgacctgcaggAGTTCAAAAGCCGCCAGCATTTCACCAGCGGTGGAGTTCCCACGGTAGATCTGATAGTACTCCAGCTGCGGAGGGAAGCGTGGGGGGCCATAGTGCTCGTCGGCCATCTTGACCACAGGTTTGGCAAAGGTTCTGCCCATGAAGTCCGCTTTGCCCTGCAGACGTACGACAGATAAAACCTCAAATGTCCACAGCATAAACCTGAAATGTGGTTTGAATTTGGAAAGGAGGGTCTTTTTGATCTCTTGTACCAAAGCCATTAGCATTTAGATTACAATtatcaaaaaaatgaaaacagtataATTATATGATTTTTACCATCAGCATGAAGAAACATGGCCTGAGATGCACATGTTTCAACAACAGATACAGACGCGCTGAggataaaaaagacaaagacaacaaaaacgACAATAGCCCTGAAATAACCAGTAGACTGCAAAACAGACATGTTGATATGATAACAAAAATGAATCATTACTGAATCTTCCTGAAAAGATTATATTTAATCTCTCTTGCAGTTAGTGGTTGTAAAGAGTCCAAATTCTCTGTTGaccacatacaaaaaaaagcacaacatgTGATGTAAAGGAATGCATCAGGTATAAGTTCCTCATCCTCGAGGACTGTGGagaattaattaattgatataTGTCTTATTCCTCTTGCATGCCTTTCAACACTAATTATTCTGCACACGTATCAGTGTTTCCAAAGAACATCAGAGCATCAGAATCCACACTCTACTTATCCATCATCCAAAACAATGTTGTAATTGACAGgagcaaatataaaatatcagtcaGCAAAAGCATTTTATCAGCACGACAGAAACACATGTTAGGATGTATTACTTGTAACATAAGAGCATGATATTAAAGACATATCACAACCGGGTTTTTGTGACATATCTTACATTTCAACTGAAAAAGGCATAATGTTAAATTATTACAGTcagagttggggggggggggggagaaactgCTTATATAAACAGCAACAGGCAGCAAAGTTGGCGTTAGGCCAGTTAGCACAGTTGGTTTTATGAGACATATCTAACCCACTGTTCAGTAAAATCCATGATAGTTTCAGTTAACAGCTAAAGTTCTCTACAAAACGTTTTAAATTTGTGCATCGGatgtaaaaatacatgaaaatacactgaataaaaaacatatattattttgaaaagcaaatCTTATGCTGACAACTTTGATACTTTCTAAAAGTTGATTCTTCAATTCTTTTTTGCATTGCAGTTACAGCCTCTGGCCTGTGGGAGTGCTGGGGTCCTCGTACGAAGATGGACGAAcacaacaagaaggttgctaaATGGAAACTCAACCTGTTTGTTCACGTTACTTCAAACAGAGACTATTTCCAAACAAACCTTACCACTGTGTCTTGATCGTAGAGTTCAATGACGATGATGGGGGGGTCGTCTCTCAGCTCATTGGCTTCTCCAAACAACTCCACGTTCTCAAAGACCAGCAGCTGGTCCCACGTGGGGCAGAGGGTTTCAGGCAAGACctggagagaagacagacaaTGGCAGTGATGTTGAATCTGCTATACCACCGATCATAGTTTAGGTGACTGGGAGGAGTCGGTGCCTACCTCGGTGACCTGACTTTGCGTGGAGAAGAAGATTCTCGCAAAGGGATCAGACAGACCTGTGCTGTCAGCAGCAAACAGGCTGCGAGCTTGGTACATGTGGACCCTCAGCTGGAAGATCTGCTTCACTGTGGAGACAAAATCACATATCAAAGCAAATTCAAATACATTGGTAGATATTTccaaaatatatatctatatttatatcctTAATCCTTAATGGGAGAGATAGTAAATTGGTTGATGGTCTTACTCATGTAGGTGAGGCTAATGGGAGGTGAGAACGGCAGGCCGGGTCCTTTGGACAACCTGTTCTCCTCAAATCCATTGGGGAGGCCACTCAGGTAGTCTTTGCGCTGCCTGTTCAGACCCAGCCACAGATAAATCTCTATCTTGGACTGCACTGTCCAGCCAGCAGGCCCGAAGCCTTTCTTTCCAGGGAtctaaaaaaatacaataaaatcgttcTTTTATCCTGACAAATCTGTTTTGTTACAGATGATGAAAggatttaatacatttttactttacaaTAATGATCGTAAACTCACCCTGAGAAAGATTGTCTTGACTTTGCCGCACTCCTTCCCCCTTTCCTCCTCTATAGCTGAGTAGAGGATGTCCTTGGAGGGAACGCGTGCATAAGCAATGCGCTTCCCGTTACTTATCATCCATATGAAAACATCAGGAACGCTGTGCTGAGGCTGTAAGAGGAAGAATGTTCATATACAACATGATGATACCACAAtggaacaaacaacacaatttgTGAGTGCTAGGCAAAGATGATATTGCAGATCTTACTTCCTCAGCTAGGAAACGCAGCTTTGCGAGGAAGTTCTGAGCCAGCTTGATCTTATCTCTCACTGTGCTTTTCTTCACCTGGGACCTCATGGCCTTCGCTTGCTGTCCAATGGACTCCTACAACCAGAGACAGGCCAGCGCTTAGCAAGAAGGTACAATGTATACAATCAGCAACTGTGAGAAAAACATCGCTCCTCGATTCTTTTATCCACGTACCACTTCTGACATGCACAGCTTCAGTCTCTCCCTGTCGAGTTTGGTTTTACCGGACGGGTTCTGGTCCTTGTTTGCCAGCGCAAGAAACTGACTGAACAAAGAAGAGCTCACTCAGTTTGACAATCTATATTGATCGATTATAGCGCATGATgaacaaataatgtttttacaatatttgGTTAATGATAAAGTTGAAGTACCTGCATCCGTGGCTGAGTTCCTCCAGGACTCCCCTGAGTCGGCGTTCAGGATAGgacttttctgttttaatgacTTCCTGTACATCGTTTAGTCCTTCCTCCTGCAGTAACAATGAAAGATGTAagtttgtgtggatgtgtgtgtgtgtgtgtgtgtgtgattgtgtgtgtctgagtgtgtgactTACCAGTTTATATGCTATGTTGTCTATGATGTTGGCATTGTACAGCCTCCTTCGCTGATCCTGCCACCAACTCTTGATGTAGATACACGGCTTCCTCTCAAAGTACGGCAAGTGGAAGTAGTTTCTGTGAATTGGAAGAAGAAATAGCTGCGTAAATAAAAAAGCTCTCGGCTGAAATGTGGCACACAAACGCTGACTTTAACTTAAAGGAACTAATCTTAAGAGAAAAACTTTATTCacaaaaaagaacatttcaaacTATTCAACCCTCTATATAGAGTTGTCACTCTCTAATACTAAAAAACGAAAGTACAACCCATGCTTTTTGCCTGCCTTTGTTTATTCATAAAGtagtctgttgttgtttgcatTGTCCAACTATTAGAATGAAATTCTTGCCCTGACCGATCAGTGATGACAGGCTTCATGGGAGGTGTAGTTGCCACTGATGTCAGGTCTCCGTCATCGTCGACTTCCTCGTCGCTGGAGTTGTGAATCAGTTcagtttcttcttcatctccgtCGCCTTCACCCTTCTTCCCTTTGGTTTTTGTCTGGACAATCCCATCCATCTCGTTCCCGTAGTAACCTTATAAACAGCAGCGATAGTAGATAGATAGTAGAAAACGGGCCTCGCTTATTATTAGCATGAAGTACAGTAACAATAGTCACATTAGAATACTATGTTAAACCTGCACAATTTCTGCCAGAAATAAACTAAACAACACAAGGTTGTTTAAAAAACGAGAAGTCAATGGACAATACCTATGGTGACCTCAAAGTTGATGGGCTTATCTCCAATCTTTCTGTCGATCATTGTTGCCTCGAGGAACGATCCGAAGAGGAAAAATTCCTCGACCTTCCCAGTTGCAGTCTGTGAAATAAAGAAGCAGGTGTGAGTGTCTGAATGAGAGTAAACTCTGTCCCACTTTTTCTTAATTGAAGGAACCAAATCAAACAATTGATTTTAACCTATTTTAACAGATGACACCACATCCTTATGGTCGTGTAATACAAGCAGATGGACATTGAAATGAATCCCTGATGACCTGAGGATACGGTCCCACCGTCCTCAATTGAATCTGCTGCGTGACTCACATTGTCCACTAACAAAAAGAAGACACATTAACTCAAACCGCATGTTAATAATGCACAAGGTGGGCTAAATAAAGACAATGAATAATTCACATTAGCTGCAGCACAATGAACCAAGAAACAATTGGATTCCTCTGCATGGCCGCTCATCCAGGCAGGGACCCACCTCTGAGATGTTGGGCACTCCCTCCACCAGAGCTTCTGTGGAGCTGGCCACTTCGGGGGAGGAGGGGTCCAGGATCTCCACACCCAGGCTGATGAGCAGACGGGCTCTGAAGGACACCCCCTCTCCGAGTCCCTCGTTCAACTCCTGGTATTCGTCCATCAGGGTGTAGGTCCGAGTGGAGCCGTACATGTTGACCCAGGCAGGCCCCAGTGTGGGAAGGAAGCCTTTGAGATATAGAATAGATAGAATTTGCATTTCATCATTTTCTAAGCAGATATGATCACACTGTCATGAGTGTATAGAATTTTCTTAATCTCCTTTCAAATCAGATCTTCAAAACTTACACGATTCAAATAATTATTCCTAAAAGACCCAATAATAAATCACCTTTGTCCCCGTCATTGGAAATCTTCCGCAGGTCCAGGAAGTGTGTTCCTATAGCAACATCATTCACTTTATCCGAGTCACGGAGCTGGATCTTTATGCGTTTGCACAGCGGTGGAAACATCTCAGTGAAAACTATTTGCTCGTTCCAGATGGGCTCGTAGCAGCTCTTCTGAACTGATGTTTTCCCCTGTGAACACATATTACAGTTGTTGTCTGCATGTCACACAAAGAAGAGGCAGATTTCTCGGTCACGTACCTTCTGCCCAGCAAACAGTACTTGAACATATGGATCGACCAGGTCCTTGTTTTCTCCAATGAAGGCCTTCTTAACATTGGCCATGATGCTGGTGTTCATTCTTGGGAGTCCCTCAGCTCTGTAGATCTTCAGGTAGTAGCGAGCCCACTGTCGCTCCGCGGGTACCCCCTCAGGTAATAAGAGATTTCTAtaacagaaacaggaaataatgataacaaataaGACAAGTGACACATGTTACAAGGAGCTTTGTGAAGCTTAGAACGATTCTACAttgaaggttcagtgtgtagaatttagtgacatctagtggtgaagttgtatgCTGCAGCTGAACGCCCCTCACTTTCCCTTTCCCAACATGAAAGGGACCCTGTGTCAGCCTTCCAtcgtcataaaaactcaaaatgtgtttagtttgtccagtttgggctcctgttaaaacatggcagcctcggTAGATTGGACCTGCTCCCAATGCAAatacaaagtatttaaatataagggGCCCATTCCAGGGTAATGCAAACATTTAGACTAAAGACACTAcatttaatttctgccaatagatccctttcacctgaatattacacactggacctttaagccTTAGTAAATCCATCTCTATAACGAAACAAATGTATTATGCACATTGAAAATGTACCCACCCCTCTATGTCATCCTCATCAGACTCGTTGGCCTTGTGCGGAGTCTTTATCGTGTCTCCTTTGGCCACAACTGCGACGTCACACTTCACGTAGCCTTTACAACCCGCTGTGATGTCGTCAGGGTCAGACAACAGAGCCCATTTGTGGTTAAACTGATGTTCTgcaagagaaaacagaaaataaatcatccaAACGCTGAAATACATGTGTTGTTGGGATTTATTTGTGATAACAAGTCTGACTTAGTGGTGATCCTTTACCTGGCTGTGTGTAGATAGTTCCAACGTCCAGTTTAAATGATCCAACCAGCGTTCCACTACGCAGAAGATTTTTAGAGTGGATGACCTAAGGGTGGGTCCAGGGAAATGAACAATAAATGCACTCATCTTGCAGCAGAGTAAATTTTATAATGCACTGATGAATTAAAATGAGCAACTTACAGAAATTGTCAGGATTTTGTCAAACATAACATCTGGAGGGACGTGGAAGTCGAAAACAAAGTACTGGAAAAGAGAAGTGTTTGTGATGATGTTGACAGGATCGAGccctaatttacattcacatggTAGGTTTTTGATACAGTGTGTTGTAAGGACCCACTCACTTCATTGTAGTACGGGCAGTTGGTGGATTCCTTCATGGAGGTGTACTTTTTATCTTCCCCAATCTCCACACAGACCATGGGATCCATGTTCAGTCCAATCAGCTGTCTGGCCTCGATCACTGTCACACTCACCTGGAATCAAATGATGGTACAGACTAACTGACTAGTagactgattgattgataatgtACCACAATTAAGATTAAAGATGAAGATCAACCCTGTTTGTGCAAGTATAATGTTCttatatataatgtttaatTGTATCCATGAAAGAATGGGTTTCTCTTACTTGATAATCTACTGGTCTGCCAGAGCTGGGCTCCATCTTTATGTCTGGTTTGGATCTATGAGACATTTGAGGtgtcagaaaatgaaatatacaaaatgtataatGCAGTAACAACGTGTTAACAGCAGCCATATAACAGAACATCGCTTGCCTCTTGTTTGATACATTGGTGGTAACGGCTGTGACTGAGGCCACTGAGATGGTGTCAAGGTCCTGTCCTCCTCCCATGAACATTCTCTGCCGATCCAGATTTTCTGTCTCCAGGATAGCTGGCTCATCTGGAGATCATACaaaggagacactaaaacgacAGCTGGtaccaaaataaaagtgctTCAGACTTGGGGATTCTTAAAGCTGAACCTAAATCAACACTTTTGCAACTTTTAACCATATACCAAATATCACAGACTGTGAATAGTGAGATTGCCCTgaccaccttcttcttctttcactaTATGTAACTCTAATGAGAGGTCTCCTGTGAGACGTGTGTATCTGAATGATTGTCGCCGCTTAAACTGTCATAATCAGGCTGAGCAGGTTCGAAGGTGACTCTGAACTGTAGACCGGTTAAGTAAACCgaaaaaaaacaggcatattTCTCCGATATTCAATTAGGAAACTGTTATAATATGGAGATTATTGAACAGAGTGTGGGTAATGTTTCAGTTCGGAGAGTAGGATGACACAATCAACACATTGATACACTTTTCtttctctacatgaaaaccATTGAATCACTCAAACACAGCATTCATCTtcacgtgtggctgcagagggcgctgtcgCTCAATaaaagttgcatagtgttgcttaTGGATCAACATGTGACGAACTATGCATTTATTTCTTCAGGATAAGCATGTATATGTGAAATGGGATTTAGAGCAGCATGAGTTTTAAATATCAGCCAGGATTTCCTCACTTCCTTGACCTATTCGTCTATCAACCATCTTATATACTAATACCTCCGTTTCTGTCCTCCTTGTGTCCACGGTGCTTACTGCGCTTCATGGTGCAAAACACTTCTTTGTGTGCTCTATGGAAAGAAGGAATTCATGAAGAAAACAttaatgtatatgtatattttgtaaatgCACTTACTCTCCTCTAACAAGAAAAAAACCTTAATATTCATTGAAAACCAAAAAgataaacattaacattttatgCAACCAAAACCTTACTGCCTGAAAAGTCATAAACCTCTGTTGCTCAGTAGTGTAAAGCCCCCAATGACTAAACCATGACACGCCAACATCCTGCCATCAGAAGGAGGCCAACAACTCTACAAATGCTACAAAATAAGAGCAGCTGGAAAATGTCTAAATATTCACAATATTTTATTCAGATCTGTTAGAAAATATGCTTTAGGAAACATTTCATTCCAGTAATGTGTGTATGCTCACAGGCTGTCTGTGTGATACCACACCCTGGTTCAGCCTTCCAAATGGGCTCTCAATTATTTAAATCAGCCGATATTAATACCTCAATTATATAGGATACATTTCACAaggattgtttaaaataatacactttaaaaAATGCAACTGTAGTTATTGATTGAGTGCCCTTGGTGCacagaaaaatgattttttttacatgatcAAGAGGTATTTTCTAAGGAAAATGTAGGTAATTTTACTTTACTCTTTATGTTTTCAGAGAGACGTGTAATAGTACAAAATTAAATACTGCATATTTAAAAAGCAGGTCACAATGGTTTAAAAGGTCAACGCCCCTATAAATAACATATTGCACAGTAAAACAATACTAATCCAGGTTAGAATTCACAAATAACATGCAATTGAAAAATAACTGCACCAGATGTAGAATGCAATGATCCAAATATTTCTGAAGTAAAAATTCAGTTGAACTATTTGAATCACAAATATGAAGCATTAGAAACTCCCTCCCTTCAAAAACAGTCTGCCAAGTTCTGCATTAGTAAAATGTTGAGTCCTTAATGTCAAAGCTTTGAGGTTTACATTTGATCTTTGCTTCACATGATGTTGAGGATGAAATACTGAAGTTATACTTACCATAGAGGGAAATTATGCTCTTGTCTCCTTCCTCCCAGGCAGGTCCCTGTGTTTATTTCTGAAACGAAGGCAACACTACATAAACATTTTAGCCATTTACACGGCAGTAAGTACAAGGCTTCAAAGTACACAGAAAAGAGTTGGGTTTGTCCAAGTCTGGAGTTGGGCAGGAGAGATGTGATACACCGATGAATAGTGCATGAGTGTTGAACCCGAGACTGGTAACTATAACTAGGGGCTGCTGAGAGACGTCACTGTGAGCGGAGTCTGCCAATCCCCAAAGGCTCCGAACGCAGCTAAAGATATGTAATTAGGCTTTTTCCGTAAaatgtgaaaaccttttttgcGAAGGTCCCTGGAAAAGTTAACTACGGGGAGTCTAATTAATCTGAttgttaaattataaattatagtATTAAATTCTACAAATAGAAGATAGTGTAATAATGATCATACAAAGGTTACTAAATTGAAAATACTCCCACAGTACTCAACGTTGCATTTTGTTCATTCCATAAATATCATGGTTTCTGCAAGGTGAAGATaaagacacaaattaaaatCCCTCTTGTGCTCAAAAGGCCAGAGAGCATCGTTTTGTAAAAGTTACACCAAACCTAAACAAGTAGAAAAACTTGATATGTGAGAATGCAGTAATATTACTATATGCAGTAATATTACTATATTGTTGTGTTACAAGTTAaagggaagaaaacaaaatatcatCGCGGCCTAGTTTGAAGAACTCTCCTTAATCTTTAATAGGTTGCTGCTGCAAAGTGGGTCTGGCTCCAGATACATTGTCCTTTGCCATGGAATCAACAAATGGTTTCCTGGCCTAGTTGCAGCACCTTGTGTTTCGAGTTCACTCAGGTTTGAGCCTCAAGGTTTGAAAAGTTTCCCGTTCTGAACTGCTTGAGTGCTGCTGATGAAATAAGGAAATCGTggtctgatgtgtttttaactgaaatgaagccggtgatgatgatgatgttgtaaCACTTTGCTAAGTTTAGCCAAACTTTAGCAGCTCCCATTCAATGCAACTTGTACTGGATGCTAAAGCACAACTCATCATCTCATCAATTACACATACAGCCAGTCCGTAAGTCATACGTCAAAGTCTAAAGTTGCTGGTGTCCGATGAAACAAGTCTCTAAATTATTCAAG
Proteins encoded in this window:
- the LOC133961919 gene encoding otoferlin-like, which encodes MKRSKHRGHKEDRNGDEPAILETENLDRQRMFMGGGQDLDTISVASVTAVTTNVSNKRSKPDIKMEPSSGRPVDYQVSVTVIEARQLIGLNMDPMVCVEIGEDKKYTSMKESTNCPYYNEYFVFDFHVPPDVMFDKILTISVIHSKNLLRSGTLVGSFKLDVGTIYTQPEHQFNHKWALLSDPDDITAGCKGYVKCDVAVVAKGDTIKTPHKANESDEDDIEGNLLLPEGVPAERQWARYYLKIYRAEGLPRMNTSIMANVKKAFIGENKDLVDPYVQVLFAGQKGKTSVQKSCYEPIWNEQIVFTEMFPPLCKRIKIQLRDSDKVNDVAIGTHFLDLRKISNDGDKGFLPTLGPAWVNMYGSTRTYTLMDEYQELNEGLGEGVSFRARLLISLGVEILDPSSPEVASSTEALVEGVPNISETATGKVEEFFLFGSFLEATMIDRKIGDKPINFEVTIGYYGNEMDGIVQTKTKGKKGEGDGDEEETELIHNSSDEEVDDDGDLTSVATTPPMKPVITDRNYFHLPYFERKPCIYIKSWWQDQRRRLYNANIIDNIAYKLEEGLNDVQEVIKTEKSYPERRLRGVLEELSHGCSQFLALANKDQNPSGKTKLDRERLKLCMSEVESIGQQAKAMRSQVKKSTVRDKIKLAQNFLAKLRFLAEEPQHSVPDVFIWMISNGKRIAYARVPSKDILYSAIEEERGKECGKVKTIFLRIPGKKGFGPAGWTVQSKIEIYLWLGLNRQRKDYLSGLPNGFEENRLSKGPGLPFSPPISLTYMMKQIFQLRVHMYQARSLFAADSTGLSDPFARIFFSTQSQVTEVLPETLCPTWDQLLVFENVELFGEANELRDDPPIIVIELYDQDTVGKADFMGRTFAKPVVKMADEHYGPPRFPPQLEYYQIYRGNSTAGEMLAAFELLQIGPNGKADLPPIEGPTDMERGPILPVPLGIRPVLSKYRIEVLFWGLRDLKRVNLAQVDRPRVDIECAGKGVQSALIPNYKKNPNFSTLVKWFEVDLPENELLHPPLNIRVVDCRAFGRYTLVGSNAVTSLRKFIYRATDKQANNWSSNTTEEIIVVGMESEPSFKKMDTVVKLDSCSDAVVKVEDDDKDGKGKKKKRKKGEEAEEEELDESMLDWWSKYFASIETLTEALKAQDAALSDSEDKDDVDITDAGDIRPEDSPVKGTRRGKGKKKKTFDPFEKKKPKLHELKVYAKELESEFDNFEDWLHSFNLFRGKGGDDDDPNVTDEDRIVGKFKGSLCMYKVSDDMSREVNFDSSMGMFKNIPHNDPISVLVRIYVIRATDLHPADINGKADPYIAIKLGKTEIKDKENYISKQLNPLFGKSFDVEATFPMDSTLTVSIYDWDLVGTDDLIGETKVDLENRFYSKHRATCGIASNYAIHGYNVWRDPLKPTHILAKLCKDGKLDGPHYGPGGRVKVDNRVFMAQTEIEDENGLKKQTDEHLALTVLKHWEDMPRAGCKLTPEHVETRPLLHPDKPGIEQGRIEMWVDMFPKDMTAPGPALDISPRKPKKFELRVIIWNTDEVVLEDDDIFTGEKSSDIFVRGWLKGQQEDKQDTDVHYHSITGEGNFNWRFVYPFDYLMAEEKIVISKKESMFAWDETEYKIPARLNLQVWDADHFSADDFLGAIELDLNRFPRGAKTPKQCTLEMVTNEGEMPCVSIFKQKRIKGWWPFVARNEDDEFELTGKVEAELHLLTGEEAEKSPVGEGRNEPEPLEKPNRPDIALLWFLIPFKAAKNLVCNQYRWLTIKIVTALLLLAILGLFLYNMPGYMVKKMLGA